One part of the Coffea eugenioides isolate CCC68of chromosome 10, Ceug_1.0, whole genome shotgun sequence genome encodes these proteins:
- the LOC113750754 gene encoding uncharacterized protein LOC113750754 — protein sequence MVCRVLPSLICWGLWKARNMAMYEEITVSPAQVCRDVQDLLLSMSQVRPFVQVTRDDWELAHSGLILCMERTKSVLPRWVAWSRPSAGYVKLNIDGSSLENPGHSGAGRVFRDSSGNILCGFSLFLGSRTNMEAEAMALLEGLLLSENFLSLNVEMDSQVLLNMVNGDGGVPWKLWLSIKSLVLGRQITFTHVYREANAVADALARLASTTHVCQSFPPSPLPAHIRGLARLDRIQMPYVRVS from the coding sequence ATGGTATGTAGGGTGTTGCCATCGCTTATATGTTGGGGGCTGTGGAAGGCTCGTAACATGGCTATGTACGAGGAGATAACAGTGTCACCGGCACAGGTTTGCAGGGATGTTCAAGACCTGTTGCTTAGCATGTCTCAGGTTCGGCCTTTCGTCCAGGTGACACGGGATGACTGGGAACTGGCCCACTCGGGCTTAATACTTTGCATGGAACGGACGAAGTCCGTGCTGCCACGCTGGGTTGCATGGTCGAGGCCATCTGCCGGGTATGTCAAGTTAAATATTGATGGCTCTTCTCTGGAGAACCCAGGACACTCTGGAGCGGGAAGGGTTTTTCGTGATTCAAGTGGTAACATCCTTTGTGGTTTCTCGTTGTTTTTGGGATCCCGGACAAACATGGAAGCGGAGGCCATGGCATTACTGGAGGGTTTGTTGCTCTCCGAAAACTTTCTTTCTTTAAACGTTGAAATGGACTCTCAGGTATTGCTGAATATGGTGAACGGTGATGGTGGAGTTCCTTGGAAATTATGGCTTAGTATCAAGTCTTTAGTGCTCGGTCGTCAAATCACCTTCACCCATGTTTACAGAGAGGCAAATGCGGTAGCCGATGCCCTGGCGCGTCTGGCAAGCACCACGCATGTTTGTCAGTCCTTTCCCCCCTCCCCTTTGCCTGCCCATATACGGGGTCTAGCCCGCCTGGATAGGATACAGATGCCCTATGTCCGTGTGTCTTAG
- the LOC113748945 gene encoding NAC domain-containing protein 2-like yields the protein MGSDLQLPPGFRFHPTDEELVMHYLCRKCASQVIAVPIIAEIDLYKYDPWDLPGLALYGEKEWYFFSPRDRKYPNGSRPNRAAGSGYWKATGADKPIGNPKPVGIKKALVFYAGKAPKGEKTNWIMHEYRLADVDRSARKKNNNNLRLDDWVLCRIYNKKGSIDKQQVSSISRKMMMMSNSRQVEETEEDKKPVIMTSLAETSPVVYSDFMYLDPADSVPKLHTDSSCSEQVVSPEFSSHNTCEVQSERKLSDWEKAALDFPFNYVDAPAMDSTGNALMNPPPPPPHFQGTYQMSPLQDMFMYLQKPY from the exons atGGGTTCCGATTTGCAATTGCCGCCTGGTTTCAGATTCCATCCGACCGATGAAGAACTTGTGATGCATTATCTGTGTAGAAAATGTGCTTCTCAAGTGATTGCTGTTCCTATTATCGCAGAAATTGACCTCTACAAATATGACCCATGGGATTTACctg GTTTGGCTTTGTACGGGGAGAAAGAATGGTACTTCTTCTCGCCGAGGGACAGGAAGTATCCGAACGGGTCGAGGCCGAATAGGGCTGCGGGGAGCGGGTACTGGAAGGCAACCGGCGCGGATAAGCCGATTGGAAACCCGAAGCCGGTTGGAATAAAAAAGGCGCTGGTTTTTTACGCCGGAAAAGCTCCCAAGGGCGAGAAGACTAACTGGATTATGCATGAGTACCGGCTCGCCGACGTCGATCGTTCTGCTCGGAAAAAGAACAACAACAACTTGAGG TTGGATGATTGGGTGCTGTGCCGGATATACAACAAAAAGGGCTCAATCGATAAGCAACAAGTGAGCAGCATCAGCCGgaaaatgatgatgatgagcAACAGCAGGCAAGTGGAGGAGACAGAAGAGGACAAAAAGCCGGTGATAATGACGTCATTGGCCGAGACATCACCGGTGGTGTACAGCGATTTCATGTACCTCGACCCAGCGGATTCCGTCCCCAAGCTGCACACCGACTCCAGCTGTTCGGAGCAAGTGGTCTCCCCTGAATTCTCCTCGCACAACACGTGCGAAGTCCAGAGCGAGCGCAAGCTGAGCGACTGGGAGAAAGCCGCCCtcgattttccctttaattACGTGGATGCCCCTGCCATGGACAGCACCGGAAATGCATTGATgaatcctcctcctcctcctcctcactTCCAGGGGACTTATCAGATGTCGCCGCTCCAGGATATGTTCATGTACCTGCAGAAGCCGTATTAA